The Terracoccus luteus genome includes a region encoding these proteins:
- a CDS encoding carbohydrate ABC transporter permease: protein MSTSVRAAAPRQKMRADDDLGANLRLNPAKVAIGLLGMVVVVWALANLFLAFGYYPQWFGNKVVIGLLAIIGGVGGAAVLFFFLNMFVEGLPQRLSEGVIPYAFLLPGLGLVGLMLIYPTFQTINYSFANSDSTAYIGLQNYKTIFSDSEFWSSIVNNVLWLLIVPAVTVALGIMVAVLADKLSATGEKVAKSLIFLPMAISFVGATAIWGLIYAYNNPGQTQTGLLNAIVVGLGGEPQTWLQISTAKLNSILLMVILVWLQVGFSMVLLSSAIKGVPEDTLEAARIDGASEVQIFFRVIIPQIRGTIITVFVTVFILVLKVFDLVYVTTNGSYGTNVIANLFFNKLFAASEAGQATAIVVVLLLAVTPLIWFQIRHFKEEEASR, encoded by the coding sequence ATGAGCACGAGCGTGCGCGCGGCAGCGCCGCGCCAGAAGATGCGCGCCGACGACGACCTCGGGGCGAACCTGCGGCTCAACCCGGCCAAGGTCGCGATCGGGCTGCTCGGCATGGTCGTCGTCGTATGGGCGCTGGCGAACCTCTTCCTCGCCTTCGGGTACTACCCGCAGTGGTTCGGCAACAAGGTCGTCATCGGCCTGCTCGCCATCATCGGTGGGGTCGGCGGCGCCGCGGTGCTGTTCTTCTTCCTCAACATGTTCGTCGAGGGGCTACCGCAGCGACTGTCCGAAGGCGTGATCCCCTACGCCTTCCTGCTGCCCGGTCTCGGGCTCGTCGGGCTCATGCTCATCTACCCGACCTTCCAGACCATCAACTACTCGTTCGCCAACTCCGACAGCACGGCCTACATCGGGTTGCAGAACTACAAGACGATCTTCAGCGACAGCGAGTTCTGGAGCTCGATCGTCAACAACGTGCTGTGGCTGCTCATCGTGCCGGCGGTCACGGTGGCCCTCGGCATCATGGTGGCCGTGCTGGCCGACAAGCTGTCGGCCACGGGCGAGAAGGTGGCCAAGAGCCTGATCTTCCTGCCGATGGCCATCTCGTTCGTCGGTGCCACGGCCATCTGGGGCCTGATCTACGCCTACAACAACCCGGGTCAGACGCAGACCGGCCTGCTCAACGCCATCGTCGTCGGGCTCGGCGGCGAGCCGCAGACCTGGCTGCAGATCAGCACGGCGAAGCTCAACTCGATCCTGCTCATGGTCATCCTGGTCTGGCTGCAGGTCGGGTTCTCGATGGTGCTGCTCAGCTCGGCCATCAAGGGCGTCCCCGAGGACACCCTCGAGGCGGCCCGCATCGACGGGGCCAGTGAGGTGCAGATCTTCTTCCGCGTCATCATCCCGCAGATCCGCGGCACGATCATCACGGTCTTCGTCACCGTCTTCATCCTCGTGCTCAAGGTGTTCGACCTCGTCTACGTCACGACGAACGGCTCCTACGGCACGAACGTCATCGCGAACCTGTTCTTCAACAAGCTGTTCGCCGCGAGCGAGGCCGGTCAGGCCACGGCCATCGTCGTCGTGCTGCTCCTCGCCGTCACCCCGCTGATCTGGTTCCAGATCCGCCACTTCAAGGAAGAGGAGGCCTCGCGATGA
- a CDS encoding DUF4245 domain-containing protein, whose product MTPDAADPVAADLPTDPSTSDASRPAALRAPGEPEPAAAAPPRSRYSMGTLPNMLRSMLAIGFFVLLLVALVPRISQVDRPAIDASAKASQTAAQTGWAIELPAGLGSDWTPTVATYAKSTDGVETFTTVWKAPGGGDIALKEAADATNVWLTRSVADGAREGERTVSGRTFDRYTTSDGQVSYVVRGEGEKALTLVATSSATEDELTAFVAALRPVTPSDS is encoded by the coding sequence ATGACCCCCGACGCGGCCGACCCGGTGGCGGCAGACCTGCCGACCGACCCGTCGACCTCCGACGCCTCGCGACCCGCCGCGCTGCGGGCGCCGGGTGAGCCCGAGCCCGCCGCCGCGGCGCCCCCGCGCAGCCGCTACTCGATGGGCACGCTGCCGAACATGCTGCGCTCGATGCTCGCCATCGGGTTCTTCGTGCTGCTGCTCGTCGCGCTGGTGCCCCGCATCAGCCAGGTCGACCGACCGGCGATCGACGCCTCGGCCAAGGCGAGCCAGACCGCGGCCCAGACCGGCTGGGCGATCGAGCTGCCCGCAGGCCTCGGGTCCGACTGGACCCCGACCGTCGCCACGTACGCCAAGAGCACCGACGGGGTCGAGACGTTCACCACCGTGTGGAAGGCGCCGGGCGGGGGCGACATCGCCCTCAAGGAGGCGGCCGACGCGACGAACGTGTGGCTGACCCGGTCGGTCGCCGACGGCGCTCGCGAGGGGGAGCGCACGGTCTCCGGTCGCACCTTCGACCGCTACACCACGTCCGACGGCCAGGTCAGCTACGTCGTGCGCGGCGAGGGCGAGAAGGCCCTGACGCTCGTGGCGACCTCGAGCGCGACCGAGGACGAGCTGACCGCGTTCGTCGCGGCGCTGCGCCCGGTCACCCCGAGCGACTCCTGA
- a CDS encoding DNA recombination protein RmuC codes for MDTSPVATGLVAALLGLLVGALVAWSWARASLGVRAAAAEAEVSVMRERVADLEGGREADDATAALLGPLRETIGRVEQQVVTLERDRVEQYGELGERLTAVGRSTESLLHETSSLATALNASTVRGAWGEVQLRRVLELSGLLARCDFDEQVSAVSRHGVRVRPDAVVNLPGGRHVVVDSKAPMTHFLQAHGDTVSPQERAELLGAHATALRRHVESLAGKQYWSAFERSPEVVVCFVPGEAILATALSDDPGLYEHALSRKVVLASPGTLYAVLRTVGAIWQQDALEQNARDLLALGRDLHDRLGTLGGHVTAMGTSLTRSVEQYNRFVGTLESRVLVTARRLHELHLATEAPTSPSPLEVGVRPLSAAELVDGLGREERDAAFLDEQRPEPARRDATG; via the coding sequence ATGGACACCTCACCCGTCGCCACCGGGCTGGTCGCAGCGCTGCTCGGCCTGCTCGTCGGCGCGCTCGTGGCGTGGTCGTGGGCCCGGGCCTCGCTCGGCGTGCGCGCGGCGGCGGCCGAGGCGGAGGTCAGCGTGATGCGCGAGCGCGTGGCCGACCTCGAGGGCGGGCGCGAGGCCGACGACGCCACCGCGGCCCTGCTCGGCCCTCTGCGCGAGACCATCGGCCGGGTCGAGCAGCAGGTCGTCACCCTCGAGCGCGACCGGGTCGAGCAGTACGGCGAGCTCGGCGAGCGCCTCACCGCCGTCGGCCGCAGCACCGAGTCGCTGCTCCACGAGACCTCCTCGCTCGCGACCGCCCTCAACGCCTCGACGGTGCGCGGGGCGTGGGGCGAGGTGCAGCTACGCCGCGTGCTCGAGCTGTCGGGCCTGCTCGCGCGCTGCGACTTCGACGAGCAGGTGAGCGCGGTCAGCCGTCACGGTGTCCGCGTGAGGCCGGATGCCGTCGTCAACCTCCCGGGTGGTCGGCACGTCGTCGTCGACAGCAAGGCGCCGATGACCCACTTCCTGCAGGCGCACGGCGACACGGTCTCGCCGCAGGAGCGGGCCGAGCTGCTCGGCGCCCACGCCACCGCGCTGCGCCGACACGTCGAGTCGCTCGCCGGCAAGCAGTACTGGTCGGCCTTCGAGCGCTCGCCCGAGGTCGTCGTCTGCTTCGTGCCGGGCGAGGCCATCCTCGCCACCGCCCTCTCGGACGACCCGGGCCTCTACGAGCACGCTCTCTCACGCAAGGTCGTGCTCGCCTCGCCCGGCACGCTCTACGCCGTGCTGCGCACGGTCGGGGCCATCTGGCAGCAGGACGCCCTCGAGCAGAACGCCCGCGACCTGCTCGCCCTCGGCCGCGACCTGCACGACCGGCTCGGCACGCTCGGCGGGCACGTCACCGCCATGGGCACGTCGCTGACCCGGTCCGTCGAGCAGTACAACCGCTTCGTCGGCACCCTCGAGTCACGGGTGCTCGTCACCGCCCGGCGCCTGCACGAGCTGCACCTCGCCACTGAGGCACCGACGTCACCGTCGCCGCTCGAGGTCGGGGTGCGCCCGCTCAGCGCCGCCGAGCTCGTCGACGGCCTGGGGCGCGAGGAACGGGACGCCGCCTTCCTCGACGAGCAGCGCCCCGAGCCGGCTCGACGCGACGCGACCGGCTGA
- a CDS encoding exodeoxyribonuclease VII small subunit, which yields MPRETTDRPDAAVDDDSVDDPAARADTDADDEATDAPEAGGPASFPDIAGLRYEQAREELVGIVATLEAGQAPLEDSMRLWRRGEALAAHCAQWLDGAQAEIEQATGRAR from the coding sequence ATGCCGCGCGAGACGACCGACCGCCCCGACGCCGCCGTCGACGACGACTCCGTCGACGACCCGGCCGCCCGCGCCGACACCGACGCCGACGACGAGGCCACCGACGCGCCCGAGGCGGGCGGACCGGCATCCTTCCCCGACATCGCGGGTCTGCGCTACGAGCAGGCGCGCGAAGAGCTCGTCGGCATCGTCGCCACGCTCGAGGCCGGGCAGGCGCCGCTCGAGGACTCCATGCGGCTCTGGCGGCGCGGCGAGGCGCTGGCCGCGCACTGCGCCCAGTGGCTCGACGGCGCCCAGGCCGAGATCGAGCAGGCCACGGGCCGCGCGCGCTGA
- the xseA gene encoding exodeoxyribonuclease VII large subunit has protein sequence MSTQGPLPEKAADTSAEQPWPVRVLSLKISDYVDRMSQLWVEGQVVQLNPRGGTAFLTLRDPDVDMSLSVSVPMNAVRAMPMPLTPGARVVLQARPTFWTKRGTLQLEARQIRPVGIGDLLARIEILGRTLAAEGLFDDDRKRPIPFLPRCVGLVTGRSSAAERDVVENARRRWPAVRFEVREVAVQGTSAVTEVVEALRELDADRDVDVIVIARGGGALEELLPFSNEAMVRAVAEARTPVISAIGHEVDRPLLDLVADWRASTPTDAGKKVVPDAAHELALVTGSRDRIGSALRRRLDAERRGLVATTSRPVMADPTAVVRARREELTHLRARAGDRLQVRLHRALDQVEHLRRQVTALSPQSTLERGYAVVQHADGRIVTDQRDLEPDELLRVRVAHGDFGVRPVTSATAAATAASAAGSP, from the coding sequence GTGAGCACCCAGGGCCCGCTGCCCGAGAAGGCGGCCGACACGAGCGCCGAGCAGCCGTGGCCGGTCCGGGTGCTCAGCCTCAAGATCAGCGACTACGTCGACCGCATGAGCCAGCTGTGGGTCGAGGGCCAGGTCGTCCAGCTCAACCCGCGGGGCGGCACCGCCTTCCTCACCCTGCGTGACCCCGACGTCGACATGTCGCTGTCGGTCTCGGTCCCGATGAACGCCGTCCGCGCCATGCCGATGCCGCTCACCCCCGGCGCCCGGGTCGTGCTGCAGGCGCGCCCCACCTTCTGGACCAAGCGGGGCACCCTGCAGCTCGAGGCCCGCCAGATCCGCCCCGTCGGCATCGGCGACCTCCTCGCGCGCATCGAGATCCTCGGCCGCACCCTCGCCGCCGAGGGCCTCTTCGACGACGACCGCAAGCGGCCGATCCCGTTCCTCCCCCGCTGCGTCGGTCTCGTCACGGGCCGCAGCTCGGCCGCCGAGCGCGACGTCGTCGAGAACGCCCGACGCCGGTGGCCCGCCGTGCGGTTCGAGGTGCGCGAGGTCGCCGTGCAGGGCACGAGCGCCGTCACCGAGGTCGTCGAGGCGCTCCGCGAGCTGGATGCCGACCGCGACGTCGACGTCATCGTGATCGCCCGCGGTGGCGGGGCCCTCGAGGAGCTGCTGCCGTTCTCGAACGAGGCCATGGTGCGGGCGGTCGCCGAGGCCCGCACCCCCGTCATCAGCGCCATCGGCCACGAGGTCGACCGGCCCCTGCTCGACCTCGTCGCCGACTGGCGCGCCTCGACCCCCACCGACGCGGGCAAGAAGGTCGTGCCCGACGCCGCCCACGAGCTCGCCCTCGTCACCGGCTCGCGCGACCGCATCGGCTCGGCCCTGCGCCGTCGCCTCGACGCCGAGCGGCGCGGCCTCGTCGCCACGACGTCACGGCCGGTCATGGCCGACCCGACAGCGGTCGTGCGCGCCCGCCGCGAGGAGCTGACCCACCTGCGGGCCCGCGCCGGTGACCGGCTGCAGGTGCGGCTGCACCGGGCCCTCGACCAGGTCGAGCACCTTCGACGCCAGGTGACGGCACTGTCGCCGCAGTCGACCCTCGAACGCGGCTACGCCGTCGTGCAGCACGCCGACGGCCGCATCGTCACCGACCAGCGCGACCTCGAGCCCGACGAGCTGCTCCGGGTGCGCGTCGCCCACGGCGACTTCGGCGTGCGCCCGGTGACCTCGGCCACGGCCGCGGCCACGGCCGCGAGCGCCGCCGGCAGCCCGTGA
- a CDS encoding ABC transporter substrate-binding protein, whose amino-acid sequence MPRRALMAGGAVVATAALLSGCLQNPNAGSGSGGGGGGNAFVDGGTADGDKVVTILGAFGGDEEKNFNASLAEFEKSSGIDVQYTSDQDFTTTIKQKVGSGDSPDIGLFPQPGGLLEFAAQNKIQPIDSYLDYDKLQGTLLPGFLDAGRYKGRVYGAPMRNAVKSIVWYPKAAYDKAGYEKEPSSIQDLQKNVADKIEASGTTPWCIGWESDQATGWVGTDWVEELVLRMWGPSVYDDWTSHRIPFNDERIVKSLDEAAKFNKDPKMVLGGTKGVLNTAFGDAMTPAFQNPPKCMLHRQGNFATTFYPKNVQADLDGTVGIFVFPKFEGGYDGQAILGGGDLAGLFNGNDEDSKKVMEFLTSDKFGGPWAKAGGWLSPHKTFDVSNYPNQTTKDIADIANKASVLRFDGSDLMPKAVGSGTFWTEMVKWENGQSSQQTADNIEASWPKS is encoded by the coding sequence ATGCCGAGACGGGCTCTCATGGCGGGGGGCGCGGTCGTCGCCACCGCCGCCCTGCTGTCCGGCTGTCTGCAGAACCCGAACGCCGGCAGCGGCTCGGGCGGCGGCGGCGGGGGCAACGCCTTCGTCGACGGCGGGACCGCCGACGGCGACAAAGTCGTCACCATCCTCGGCGCCTTCGGTGGCGACGAGGAGAAGAACTTCAACGCCTCGCTGGCCGAGTTCGAGAAGAGCAGCGGCATCGACGTGCAGTACACGTCGGACCAGGACTTCACGACGACGATCAAGCAGAAGGTCGGCTCGGGCGACTCCCCCGACATCGGCCTGTTCCCCCAGCCGGGCGGTCTGCTCGAGTTCGCGGCGCAGAACAAGATCCAGCCGATCGACAGCTACCTCGACTACGACAAGCTTCAGGGCACGCTGCTGCCCGGGTTCCTCGACGCCGGCCGCTACAAGGGCCGCGTCTACGGTGCCCCGATGCGCAACGCGGTCAAGAGCATCGTCTGGTACCCGAAGGCGGCCTACGACAAGGCCGGCTACGAGAAGGAGCCGTCCTCGATCCAGGACCTCCAGAAGAACGTCGCCGACAAGATCGAGGCGAGCGGGACCACGCCGTGGTGCATCGGCTGGGAGTCCGACCAGGCCACGGGCTGGGTCGGCACCGACTGGGTCGAGGAGCTCGTCCTGCGCATGTGGGGCCCGTCGGTCTACGACGACTGGACCTCGCATCGCATCCCGTTCAACGACGAGCGCATCGTGAAGTCGCTCGACGAGGCGGCGAAGTTCAACAAGGACCCGAAGATGGTGCTCGGCGGCACGAAGGGAGTGCTCAACACGGCCTTCGGCGACGCGATGACGCCGGCGTTCCAGAACCCGCCGAAGTGCATGCTGCACCGCCAGGGCAACTTCGCCACGACGTTCTACCCCAAGAACGTCCAGGCCGACCTCGACGGCACCGTCGGCATCTTCGTCTTCCCGAAGTTCGAGGGCGGCTACGACGGTCAGGCCATCCTCGGCGGCGGTGACCTCGCGGGCCTCTTCAACGGCAACGATGAGGACTCCAAGAAGGTCATGGAGTTCCTCACCTCCGACAAGTTCGGCGGCCCGTGGGCCAAGGCCGGTGGCTGGCTCTCGCCGCACAAGACGTTCGACGTCAGCAACTACCCGAACCAGACCACGAAGGACATCGCCGACATCGCCAACAAGGCGAGCGTGCTGCGCTTCGACGGCTCGGACCTCATGCCCAAGGCGGTCGGCTCGGGCACCTTCTGGACCGAGATGGTCAAGTGGGAGAACGGGCAGAGCTCGCAGCAGACGGCCGACAACATCGAGGCAAGCTGGCCCAAGTCATGA
- a CDS encoding carbohydrate ABC transporter permease, giving the protein MSRTLMKDGRPRSPFSMVTMTILALLWTLPTLGLLVTSFRSRDDAAASGWWSAIFNPFGADWTTSNYQGVWGGQDFATGFINSIVIAVPATLIPIMFAAFAAYAFTFMDFPFKEFFFLLIIAVMVVPIQVAFQPMLNFLGPRGLGISGQYIAVWLLHTGFGMPLCIYTLRNYMSTLPRSVVESAKIDGCTHFQTFWRLVAPMSIPAIAAFATLQFLWVWNDLLIAKLFLRSENTTVIVKLQQLLGTQGQGAELLTAGAFISIIVPMIVFFTLQRFMIRGMTSGAVKG; this is encoded by the coding sequence ATGAGCCGCACGCTCATGAAGGACGGGCGGCCCCGCAGCCCGTTCTCGATGGTCACGATGACCATCCTCGCGCTGCTGTGGACCCTGCCCACCCTCGGCCTGCTCGTCACCTCGTTCCGCAGCCGCGACGACGCGGCCGCCTCCGGCTGGTGGAGCGCGATCTTCAACCCGTTCGGCGCCGACTGGACGACGAGCAACTACCAGGGCGTCTGGGGCGGTCAGGACTTCGCGACCGGGTTCATCAACAGCATCGTCATCGCGGTGCCGGCGACCCTGATCCCGATCATGTTCGCCGCCTTCGCGGCCTACGCGTTCACCTTCATGGACTTCCCGTTCAAGGAGTTCTTCTTCCTGCTCATCATCGCCGTCATGGTGGTGCCCATCCAGGTCGCGTTCCAGCCGATGCTCAACTTCCTCGGCCCGCGCGGTCTCGGCATCTCGGGGCAGTACATCGCGGTGTGGCTGCTTCACACCGGGTTCGGCATGCCGCTGTGCATCTACACGCTGCGCAACTACATGAGCACCCTGCCGCGCAGCGTCGTCGAGTCGGCGAAGATCGACGGCTGCACCCACTTCCAGACCTTCTGGCGCCTCGTGGCCCCGATGTCGATCCCCGCCATCGCCGCCTTTGCGACGCTGCAGTTCCTCTGGGTCTGGAACGACCTGCTCATCGCCAAGCTGTTCCTGCGCTCGGAGAACACGACGGTCATCGTCAAGCTGCAGCAGCTGCTGGGCACGCAGGGCCAGGGCGCCGAGCTGCTGACGGCCGGCGCGTTCATCTCGATCATCGTGCCGATGATCGTGTTCTTCACCCTGCAGCGGTTCATGATCCGGGGCATGACCTCGGGCGCCGTCAAGGGCTGA
- a CDS encoding 4-hydroxy-3-methylbut-2-enyl diphosphate reductase, whose protein sequence is MTTPAETTPAKKVLLAAPRGYCAGVDRAVVTVEKALELYGAPVYVRKQIVHNKHVVQTLERRGAIFVDETDEVPEGATVIFSAHGVAPVVHEEAAARSLKTIDATCPLVTKVHREAVRFADEDYDILLIGHEGHEEVVGTAGEAPDHVTLVDGPDDVDNVTVRDPEKVVWLSQTTLSVDETMETVDRLKQRFPALQSPPSDDICYATQNRQLAVKKMAKDTDLMIVVGSRNSSNSVRLVEVALEHGARAGHLVDYADELDEAWLEGVSTVGVTSGASVPEVLVRDVLTWLAERGYADVEAVVAAEETLLFSLPTELRRDLKARKGEDAGQVRHDAAFEDAGSLH, encoded by the coding sequence ATGACGACGCCAGCCGAGACGACGCCCGCCAAGAAGGTCCTGCTCGCGGCGCCCCGGGGGTACTGCGCCGGCGTCGACCGCGCGGTCGTCACCGTCGAGAAGGCGCTCGAGCTCTACGGCGCCCCGGTGTACGTGCGCAAGCAGATCGTGCACAACAAGCACGTCGTGCAGACCCTCGAGCGGCGCGGCGCGATCTTCGTCGACGAGACCGACGAGGTGCCCGAGGGCGCCACCGTCATCTTCTCGGCCCATGGCGTCGCGCCGGTCGTGCACGAGGAGGCCGCGGCCCGCTCGCTCAAGACCATCGACGCGACGTGCCCGCTCGTGACCAAGGTGCACCGCGAGGCCGTGCGGTTCGCGGACGAGGACTACGACATCCTGCTCATCGGCCACGAGGGCCACGAGGAGGTCGTCGGCACCGCCGGTGAGGCGCCCGACCACGTCACTCTCGTCGACGGGCCCGACGACGTCGACAACGTGACGGTGCGCGACCCCGAGAAGGTCGTGTGGCTCTCGCAGACGACCCTGTCGGTCGACGAGACGATGGAGACGGTCGACCGGCTCAAGCAGCGCTTCCCGGCGCTGCAGAGCCCGCCGTCGGACGACATCTGCTACGCCACCCAGAACCGCCAGCTCGCGGTGAAGAAGATGGCGAAGGACACCGACCTCATGATCGTCGTCGGCTCGCGCAACTCCTCGAACTCGGTGCGCCTCGTCGAGGTCGCGCTCGAGCACGGCGCCCGCGCCGGTCACCTCGTCGACTACGCCGACGAGCTCGACGAGGCCTGGCTCGAGGGGGTCTCGACGGTCGGAGTCACCTCGGGCGCGAGCGTGCCCGAGGTGCTCGTGCGCGACGTGCTCACGTGGCTCGCCGAGCGGGGCTACGCCGACGTCGAGGCGGTCGTCGCCGCCGAGGAGACGCTGCTCTTCTCGCTGCCGACCGAGCTGCGACGCGACCTCAAGGCCCGCAAGGGCGAGGACGCCGGTCAGGTGCGTCACGACGCCGCGTTCGAGGACGCCGGCTCGCTCCACTGA
- a CDS encoding PfkB family carbohydrate kinase produces MTTPADSTPTLVVGEALVDAVSKPAPDGSDTDTQEHVGGSPANVAFGLAALGHRTDLATWIATDERGRRIEEVCERRGVRLTPGSQGAPFTSVAHARLDPTGAATYVFDLEWQLAAVPDLGGYGHVHTGSIAAVLEPGGSAVRRTIEAARATATVSYDPNARPSLMGHPDQARRTIEATIALADVVKLSDEDIAWLCPGEDVDDVLTAWGALGPAVLVVTRGGEGAQVRVTRTAESRSLPAPGVTVVDTVGAGDSFMAGLVSGLLDAGLLGGPSARTALRAASLYDVLPAVERALTTGARTVERAGAHAPGRADLA; encoded by the coding sequence GTGACGACGCCCGCGGACAGCACCCCCACCCTCGTCGTCGGTGAGGCCCTCGTCGACGCCGTGAGCAAGCCCGCCCCCGACGGCAGCGACACCGACACGCAGGAGCACGTCGGTGGCAGCCCCGCCAACGTCGCCTTCGGCCTCGCCGCCCTCGGCCACCGCACCGACCTCGCCACGTGGATCGCCACCGACGAGCGCGGTCGGCGCATCGAGGAGGTCTGCGAGCGCCGCGGGGTCCGCCTGACGCCGGGCTCGCAGGGCGCGCCGTTCACGTCGGTCGCCCACGCGCGCTTGGACCCCACCGGAGCCGCGACGTACGTCTTCGACCTCGAGTGGCAGCTGGCCGCCGTCCCCGACCTCGGCGGCTACGGCCACGTCCACACCGGCAGCATCGCCGCCGTGCTCGAGCCCGGGGGCAGCGCCGTGCGACGCACGATCGAGGCCGCCCGCGCGACGGCGACCGTGTCGTACGACCCCAACGCCCGCCCGTCGCTCATGGGCCATCCCGACCAGGCCCGCCGCACCATCGAGGCGACCATCGCCCTCGCCGACGTCGTCAAGCTCAGCGACGAGGACATCGCCTGGCTCTGCCCCGGTGAGGACGTCGACGACGTCCTCACCGCCTGGGGTGCGCTCGGCCCGGCCGTGCTCGTCGTCACCCGCGGCGGCGAGGGCGCGCAGGTCCGCGTCACGCGCACCGCCGAGTCGCGCTCGCTGCCGGCCCCCGGCGTGACCGTGGTCGACACCGTCGGCGCCGGCGACTCCTTCATGGCCGGCCTCGTCTCGGGGCTGCTGGATGCCGGTCTGCTCGGTGGGCCGTCCGCGCGGACCGCGCTGCGCGCCGCCTCCCTCTACGACGTGCTCCCCGCCGTCGAGCGCGCCCTGACGACCGGGGCCCGCACGGTCGAGCGGGCCGGCGCGCACGCGCCCGGCCGCGCCGACCTCGCCTGA
- the glpX gene encoding class II fructose-bisphosphatase has protein sequence MKNPSKPDRNLALELVRVTEAAAMAGGRWVGRGEKNIADGAAVEAMRAMISTVSMRGTVVIGEGEKDNAPMLFNGEVVGDGTGPEVDVAVDPIDGTTLTAKGMNNAVAVMAVADRGAMYDPSAVFYMDKLATGPDAADVVDIRLPVAENIRRVAKAKHETPADVTVMILDRPRHERLAEEVREAGARIRYIVDGDVAGAVMAARPGTGVDLLLGIGGTPEGIITACAIKCTGGVIQGRLWPKDDAERQKALDAGHDLDRVLSTEDLVRGDCFFVATGITDGELLRGVRYGAKSARTNSLVMRSRSGTIRTIESEHRFDRPGWFGSTDMMDAGR, from the coding sequence ATGAAGAACCCCAGCAAGCCCGACCGCAACCTCGCCCTCGAGCTCGTGAGGGTCACCGAGGCGGCCGCGATGGCCGGCGGTCGCTGGGTGGGGCGCGGTGAGAAGAACATCGCCGACGGCGCCGCCGTCGAGGCGATGCGGGCCATGATCTCGACGGTCAGCATGCGCGGAACCGTCGTCATCGGCGAGGGCGAGAAGGACAACGCCCCCATGCTCTTCAACGGCGAGGTGGTCGGCGACGGCACCGGGCCCGAGGTCGACGTGGCCGTCGACCCCATCGACGGCACGACCCTCACCGCCAAGGGCATGAACAACGCGGTCGCCGTCATGGCCGTGGCCGACCGGGGCGCGATGTACGACCCCTCGGCCGTGTTCTACATGGACAAGCTCGCGACCGGCCCCGACGCCGCCGACGTCGTCGACATCCGCCTCCCCGTGGCCGAGAACATCCGCCGGGTCGCCAAGGCCAAGCACGAGACCCCCGCCGACGTCACCGTCATGATCCTCGACCGCCCCCGCCACGAGCGGCTCGCGGAAGAGGTGCGCGAGGCCGGCGCGCGCATCCGCTACATCGTCGACGGCGACGTCGCGGGCGCCGTCATGGCCGCCCGCCCCGGCACCGGCGTCGACCTGCTGCTCGGCATCGGCGGCACCCCCGAGGGCATCATCACCGCCTGCGCCATCAAGTGCACCGGCGGCGTCATCCAGGGCCGGCTCTGGCCCAAGGACGACGCCGAGCGGCAGAAGGCGCTCGACGCGGGCCACGACCTCGACCGTGTCCTGTCGACCGAGGACCTCGTCCGTGGCGACTGCTTCTTCGTCGCGACCGGCATCACCGACGGCGAGCTGCTGCGCGGCGTGCGCTACGGCGCGAAGTCGGCCCGCACCAACTCCCTCGTCATGCGCTCGCGCAGCGGCACCATCCGCACCATCGAGAGCGAGCACCGCTTCGACCGGCCCGGCTGGTTCGGCAGCACCGACATGATGGATGCCGGCCGGTGA